Proteins from a single region of Chryseobacterium sp. W4I1:
- the msrA gene encoding peptide-methionine (S)-S-oxide reductase MsrA, with protein MDNNNLEQITFGGGCFWCVESCFNMLKGVQSAISGYSGGHKDNPTYEEVCTGETGHAEVVQITFDPKIISYAQLMDVFFFLHDPTQLNRQGNDIGTQYRSVIYYKDDAEKAKAEEALKISEASGKWPGKYVTEVTQFEKFWPAEQYHQGYYNVNPNQPYCSAVVGPKIQKFKKQYGELGMLNEA; from the coding sequence ATGGATAATAATAATTTAGAACAGATCACTTTCGGAGGCGGATGCTTCTGGTGCGTGGAAAGCTGTTTCAATATGCTTAAAGGAGTACAGTCAGCAATATCAGGTTATTCAGGAGGTCACAAAGACAATCCTACGTATGAAGAGGTCTGCACAGGAGAAACCGGACATGCGGAAGTGGTACAGATCACTTTCGACCCTAAGATCATTTCTTATGCGCAGCTAATGGATGTATTCTTTTTCCTTCACGATCCAACCCAACTGAACAGACAAGGAAACGATATCGGCACTCAATACCGTTCTGTAATCTACTATAAAGACGATGCTGAAAAAGCTAAAGCAGAAGAAGCCCTGAAAATATCTGAAGCCTCAGGTAAATGGCCGGGAAAATATGTCACTGAAGTAACCCAATTTGAGAAGTTCTGGCCGGCAGAACAGTACCATCAAGGTTATTACAATGTAAATCCAAATCAACCTTACTGCAGCGCCGTAGTAGGTCCGAAAATCCAGAAGTTTAAAAAGCAATATGGAGAATTGGGAATGCTGAATGAGGCTTAA